From Candidatus Wallbacteria bacterium, the proteins below share one genomic window:
- a CDS encoding DUF4340 domain-containing protein, with translation MKKNLIYFAITAALGIFTYFITSGDKTYKLEVENRKPFAELDPAGMDRITLSRGSSEVELTRQNGGSWNVVKLDYPAASDNVDGLVKNIRDLAIVDISSRNPEKGDVYGLGKLTTLVELSQGGVTKARLEVGKVGPDMISTYFKYTKGPEIYKTTTNLSYLCNSDSNYWIDKTLIKLKDEEISRIHILCGTREIELQRDGQWKWAKRGTGEVTLPKVMGTVETGASGALATSEVESLLSTVNNLVCEGLATGKKPDFTQEVDLSGEIATKGGEGIGFKFLTKEGSNYYVTISNKQRVFLVNSYQRDSLLREVDNLLKKKVPQ, from the coding sequence ATGAAAAAAAATTTGATTTATTTTGCGATAACCGCGGCCCTCGGCATTTTTACCTACTTCATCACCAGCGGGGACAAAACATACAAGCTGGAGGTCGAAAACCGCAAGCCCTTCGCTGAACTCGATCCGGCCGGCATGGACAGGATCACGCTAAGCAGGGGCAGCAGCGAAGTCGAACTCACCAGGCAGAACGGGGGCAGCTGGAATGTCGTGAAGCTGGATTATCCGGCCGCCTCAGACAATGTAGACGGACTTGTCAAGAATATCCGCGACCTTGCGATAGTGGACATCTCCTCCAGAAATCCGGAAAAGGGGGATGTTTACGGACTTGGAAAATTAACCACGCTCGTGGAGCTTTCCCAGGGTGGAGTTACCAAGGCCAGGCTTGAAGTCGGGAAGGTCGGGCCGGACATGATTTCAACGTACTTCAAGTACACAAAAGGTCCGGAGATCTATAAGACTACCACTAATCTTTCCTACCTCTGCAACAGCGACAGCAATTACTGGATCGACAAGACTCTGATCAAACTGAAGGATGAAGAGATCAGCAGGATCCACATTCTGTGCGGCACCAGGGAAATCGAGCTTCAGCGTGACGGCCAGTGGAAATGGGCCAAACGCGGGACAGGTGAAGTTACGCTTCCAAAGGTAATGGGAACCGTCGAAACCGGTGCCTCCGGGGCACTCGCAACCAGTGAAGTCGAGTCGCTTCTTTCCACGGTCAACAACCTCGTCTGTGAAGGACTCGCCACAGGAAAAAAGCCTGACTTCACCCAGGAAGTCGACTTGTCCGGTGAAATCGCAACCAAGGGAGGAGAGGGCATCGGGTTCAAGTTCCTCACCAAAGAAGGATCTAACTATTATGTCACTATCAGCAACAAACAGAGGGTATTTCTGGTCAATTCTTATCAACGCGACAGTCTGTTGAGGGAAGTCGATAACCTGCTGAAAAAGAAGGTACCACAGTAA
- a CDS encoding ABC transporter permease: MKGKRIRLFLSMLPLILVLLLGFGGKFFVKDPLKINFRERSLPPSISHFFGTDDIGCDLLKKVTLAIRITLIISFIAILISVFSGLLLGSYCGYFQGGIWDNLFNAISDILLSFPNFFLILVLVAVLQNTILNLIIVIALGYFPTVFRVVRSEVMALRQSEFVLAAQSFGASWQHTFFRHIMSGIRENLVAVFLVGMGTAVVTESALSFLGLGVPLEKPSLGSLLSSGRNYLNAWWLSFFPGLLIFMVNFSLQAAGEMFKGRNGK; encoded by the coding sequence ATGAAAGGGAAGAGAATCCGGCTTTTTCTTTCCATGCTGCCTTTGATTCTGGTGCTGCTGCTGGGTTTTGGCGGAAAGTTTTTTGTGAAGGACCCGTTGAAAATCAACTTCAGGGAACGCAGCCTTCCTCCGAGCATTTCCCATTTCTTCGGCACAGATGACATCGGCTGCGATCTTTTAAAGAAAGTCACACTGGCCATCAGGATTACTCTGATTATCAGCTTCATCGCGATTCTGATCAGCGTTTTTTCCGGATTACTGCTCGGAAGCTATTGCGGTTATTTTCAGGGAGGGATCTGGGACAACCTGTTCAACGCCATCAGCGACATTCTTCTGTCATTTCCAAATTTCTTCCTGATTTTAGTACTGGTTGCTGTACTCCAGAACACTATTCTCAACCTGATCATAGTGATTGCGCTCGGATATTTTCCCACGGTTTTCAGGGTGGTGCGCAGTGAAGTCATGGCCTTGCGCCAGTCGGAGTTTGTGCTGGCCGCCCAGTCTTTCGGAGCCAGCTGGCAGCATACCTTTTTCAGACATATCATGTCCGGGATCAGGGAAAATCTGGTGGCCGTTTTTTTAGTCGGCATGGGCACGGCCGTTGTGACCGAGTCTGCGCTGAGTTTTCTCGGACTGGGCGTACCTCTGGAAAAACCCTCGCTTGGAAGCCTGCTCTCTTCCGGCAGGAACTATCTCAATGCCTGGTGGCTTTCTTTTTTCCCCGGGCTTCTGATCTTTATGGTCAATTTTTCCCTGCAGGCAGCCGGAGAGATGTTCAAGGGCAGAAACGGGAAATAA
- a CDS encoding glycosyltransferase has product MENIFQVIPFLYPEAAGQALTLVRSFPEYNQLLVYSPDIPKENLGSSPVLKKELVRSGAKLFRQPVFKRSVYGYSHSLGALLKLFHLQPPSIVISHTGYTALICTSALKLYGITHFLRRKKKTIHLNFACHPERMETFMMKKLNSLSLNLADRVITASEINKNQLISGGVYGSKISVIPDESAADSYRDLINQKPT; this is encoded by the coding sequence ATGGAAAATATTTTTCAAGTAATCCCTTTTCTCTATCCCGAAGCAGCCGGCCAGGCATTGACACTGGTCAGATCTTTTCCGGAATACAATCAGCTGCTCGTTTACAGTCCGGACATCCCTAAAGAAAATCTCGGGTCCAGCCCTGTTCTGAAAAAGGAGCTGGTCAGGAGTGGAGCAAAACTCTTCCGCCAGCCTGTTTTCAAAAGATCGGTCTATGGTTATTCCCATTCCCTGGGAGCGCTCTTGAAACTCTTTCATCTGCAGCCTCCGTCCATAGTGATCAGCCACACAGGTTACACTGCCCTGATCTGCACCTCAGCCTTGAAACTCTATGGAATCACTCACTTTCTCCGCAGAAAAAAAAAGACCATCCACCTGAACTTTGCCTGTCACCCTGAACGGATGGAAACATTTATGATGAAAAAGCTGAACTCTCTGTCATTGAATCTGGCGGACAGAGTGATTACAGCGTCCGAAATTAATAAAAATCAGCTGATCAGCGGTGGAGTCTATGGCAGCAAAATCTCAGTGATTCCTGATGAATCCGCTGCTGATAGTTACAGGGATCTGATCAATCAGAAACCAACTTGA
- a CDS encoding HAD-IIIC family phosphatase, producing MFESDFDQLERNVFDPTSDLYRFSADFVIVFQSVQKLYDQFLKLNNIERTGFAESTLSGIDEIYRKLTSQRACNVIYLNFPEFGDVFGNFCNKVEMSFTFQLRKINLGLMNLAFKSKNLFIADLCAIQARYGNSIFDPRLAASSDLIFSLDFLPVLARNITSIIQSLTGKSRKCLILDLDNILWGGSIGEDGLEKIQIGQLGIGKAFTKFQYWIKELKNRGIILAVCSKNDQNTAREPFEKHTEMILRLEDFAVFSSNWENKADNIRSIQKILNIGFDSMVFLDDSRFEREQVRISIPEITIPELPEDPALFLDFLMELNLFETSSFDPEDLLRTRRYQEQAGRRVLEINYRKEEDFLESLEMTCGVSSFNDFSIPRVAQLVQRSNQFNLRTVRYNEEQLGRIAASPDFFTFSFNLKDKFGDYGISSAMILRKDGRSLFIDTWVMSCRVIKRSLECFALNALVKPAIDQGFEKLMGEYIPTAKNSILADHYSRLGFSQQGNLWYLNLAEFQSLKTFIKAESL from the coding sequence ATGTTCGAATCAGATTTTGATCAGCTCGAGCGGAATGTCTTTGATCCGACATCCGACCTTTACCGCTTTTCAGCGGATTTTGTGATTGTTTTCCAATCAGTTCAGAAATTGTACGATCAGTTCCTGAAGCTTAATAATATTGAGCGGACCGGCTTTGCAGAGTCAACGCTTTCCGGAATCGATGAAATTTATCGCAAGCTTACCTCTCAACGAGCCTGCAACGTGATTTATCTTAATTTCCCGGAATTCGGAGACGTTTTCGGCAATTTCTGCAATAAAGTTGAAATGTCATTCACTTTTCAATTACGAAAGATAAATCTCGGTCTGATGAATCTGGCATTTAAATCGAAAAACCTGTTTATCGCAGACTTGTGTGCGATTCAGGCCCGCTATGGAAATTCCATTTTTGATCCCAGGCTGGCTGCAAGTTCAGATCTGATTTTTTCTCTTGATTTTCTGCCAGTTCTGGCCCGGAATATCACCTCGATAATCCAGTCCCTGACCGGGAAATCCAGGAAATGCCTGATCCTTGATCTGGATAACATACTCTGGGGCGGAAGCATTGGTGAGGACGGACTGGAAAAGATTCAGATCGGTCAGCTGGGAATCGGCAAGGCATTCACGAAGTTCCAGTATTGGATCAAAGAGCTGAAGAACCGCGGGATCATCCTGGCAGTCTGCAGTAAAAATGATCAGAATACCGCCAGAGAGCCTTTTGAAAAGCACACTGAAATGATTCTGAGGCTTGAGGATTTTGCGGTTTTCTCATCCAACTGGGAGAATAAAGCAGATAATATCCGATCAATCCAGAAAATCCTGAACATCGGTTTCGACTCCATGGTCTTTCTGGATGACAGCCGGTTTGAGCGGGAACAGGTCCGGATCAGCATCCCTGAGATCACGATTCCGGAACTGCCTGAGGATCCTGCGTTGTTTCTGGACTTTCTGATGGAATTGAACTTGTTTGAAACCTCTTCGTTCGATCCGGAAGACCTCCTGAGAACCAGGCGGTATCAGGAGCAGGCCGGACGACGAGTTTTAGAGATAAACTACCGGAAGGAAGAGGATTTCCTGGAAAGCCTTGAAATGACCTGCGGAGTTTCAAGTTTCAATGATTTCAGCATCCCCAGAGTGGCTCAGCTGGTCCAGCGTTCGAATCAATTCAATCTCCGCACTGTCCGCTATAATGAAGAGCAGCTCGGAAGAATTGCCGCATCCCCTGATTTTTTTACATTTTCATTCAACCTGAAAGATAAGTTCGGTGACTATGGCATCAGCAGCGCCATGATTCTCAGAAAAGACGGCAGGAGTCTCTTTATCGACACCTGGGTGATGAGCTGCAGGGTGATAAAAAGAAGTCTGGAGTGTTTTGCCTTGAACGCGCTTGTTAAACCGGCAATTGATCAGGGGTTTGAAAAACTGATGGGGGAATATATTCCAACTGCTAAAAACTCCATACTGGCTGACCATTACTCCAGGCTGGGATTTTCACAGCAGGGAAACCTCTGGTACTTGAATCTCGCTGAATTCCAATCCCTGAAAACTTTCATCAAAGCAGAATCTTTGTGA
- a CDS encoding Gldg family protein, translating into MDFKDKKKNQYNIYLSTVILLCFLGIANYLCYHKFFRVDLTSEKLYSLSAPTKKILTQLDDIISIKCFFSANLPPAYKKIEDQVRDLLSEYKAYGGSHLNIEFCDPKDDPKYRQLAESLGVPEIQMNVLEKDQVQAIKGYLGMGIYFEDKSTALPVVNELGNLEYEITSGIKRVTCKKLPEIRVALFENESDQSIMEKYQELVKALGKLAKVSFLNLSREEIPADLDLLILLYPKETSEAARFKIDQYLASGGKAIFLIQVLEPNQMMYGTLVEHNMAKILNQLGMKVEYKLVYDRSSDFASFRNGYITFTQPYPLFIKIAPYYFAKDLPLFNQISSITLPWVAAVQSTLVNTAEAEIKSLFTSTEYNQELNGFSLDPQQNFLISEKQSDKKMLGAVFTGKYKTCYDHNSLTADIVAGYREKNPAVNTSEIKIKSSAEVRVAVIPDALFVSDDFLPRHEGNLAFLQNTVDWLTLGEDLMQIRAKNVSEHPLFSREAFQKYFKEGKDEEIQKIKFRLKYLNMFGVSILVMILGVIWYLLRERRRIDYEKKYSGREE; encoded by the coding sequence TTCTTCCGGGTAGACCTCACCTCTGAAAAGCTCTATTCGCTTTCCGCACCCACCAAGAAAATACTCACTCAGCTGGATGACATCATTTCCATCAAATGCTTTTTCAGCGCCAATCTGCCGCCAGCCTACAAAAAAATCGAAGATCAGGTCCGGGATCTTCTGAGCGAATACAAGGCATATGGCGGGTCCCACCTGAACATCGAATTTTGCGACCCTAAGGACGATCCGAAATACAGGCAGCTGGCCGAGTCGCTGGGAGTTCCGGAGATCCAGATGAATGTGCTGGAAAAAGACCAGGTGCAGGCCATCAAAGGTTATCTGGGCATGGGGATTTATTTCGAGGACAAGAGCACTGCCTTGCCGGTTGTCAACGAACTGGGAAATCTGGAATATGAGATCACTTCAGGCATCAAGCGTGTCACCTGCAAAAAACTGCCTGAAATCCGTGTCGCACTCTTTGAAAACGAGTCAGACCAGAGCATCATGGAAAAATATCAGGAACTGGTCAAGGCACTGGGCAAACTGGCTAAAGTGAGTTTCCTCAATCTCTCCAGGGAAGAGATCCCGGCCGATCTGGACCTCCTGATTCTTCTCTATCCCAAGGAAACCAGCGAAGCGGCCCGCTTCAAGATCGACCAGTATCTGGCATCAGGCGGGAAAGCCATTTTCCTGATCCAGGTGCTGGAACCCAATCAGATGATGTATGGCACCCTGGTTGAGCATAACATGGCTAAAATCCTGAATCAGCTTGGCATGAAAGTTGAGTATAAGCTGGTCTACGACCGCTCCAGTGACTTCGCAAGCTTCAGGAACGGCTATATCACCTTCACCCAGCCATACCCTCTTTTCATCAAAATCGCCCCTTATTACTTTGCCAAGGATCTTCCCCTCTTCAACCAGATCAGCTCAATCACCCTGCCCTGGGTCGCCGCGGTCCAGAGCACGCTTGTCAATACAGCCGAAGCTGAAATCAAAAGTCTGTTCACCAGCACTGAATACAACCAGGAGCTCAACGGCTTTTCACTGGACCCGCAGCAGAATTTCCTGATCAGCGAAAAGCAGTCTGACAAGAAAATGCTGGGAGCGGTTTTCACAGGAAAATACAAGACCTGCTATGACCACAACAGTCTGACCGCAGACATTGTGGCAGGATACCGCGAAAAAAATCCGGCAGTCAACACCTCGGAAATCAAGATTAAAAGTTCCGCCGAAGTCCGCGTAGCCGTAATACCGGACGCACTTTTCGTTTCAGACGATTTTCTGCCCAGGCATGAAGGAAACTTGGCTTTTCTTCAGAACACTGTGGACTGGTTAACACTTGGTGAGGACCTGATGCAGATCAGGGCTAAAAACGTGTCAGAGCATCCGCTGTTTTCCAGGGAAGCCTTCCAGAAATATTTCAAGGAAGGCAAGGACGAGGAAATCCAGAAAATCAAATTCCGGCTCAAATACCTCAACATGTTCGGTGTTTCCATCCTGGTCATGATCTTAGGCGTAATCTGGTATCTGCTGCGGGAGCGGCGCAGAATCGACTATGAGAAGAAGTACAGCGGCAGGGAGGAATGA
- a CDS encoding HU family DNA-binding protein codes for MNKSELIDAIAKQANLTKKDSQTALDAFTDSITKALKKGEKVAITGFGSWEVKERAARTGRNPQTKKAIKIPACKVPKFRPGKNLKDVVNKKK; via the coding sequence ATGAACAAGAGCGAACTGATCGACGCCATCGCCAAGCAGGCAAACCTGACAAAGAAAGACAGTCAGACAGCTTTGGATGCATTCACCGATTCCATCACCAAAGCTCTGAAAAAGGGCGAGAAAGTCGCTATCACCGGTTTCGGCAGCTGGGAAGTCAAAGAGAGAGCTGCACGCACCGGCCGCAATCCCCAGACCAAGAAAGCCATCAAGATCCCGGCATGCAAAGTGCCGAAGTTCCGCCCTGGCAAAAATCTGAAGGATGTCGTCAACAAGAAAAAGTAA
- the rpe gene encoding ribulose-phosphate 3-epimerase, with amino-acid sequence MAMISPSILSADFGNLEHEIRTLPGESVDYLHLDIMDGHFVPDITFGFPVVQRISKLTGIPLDIHLMVTNPEDQVERFLILKPAILTFHLEAATHPERLCRRIREGGSLAGVALNPATPWDGLKYISEAVDLVLVMTVNPGFGGQKFMTSVLEKIREIKNFTGSGRQMLLEVDGGINDKTAPLAIGAGANLLVAGNYIFSAKDRTDAIKRICEPEKRP; translated from the coding sequence ATGGCCATGATCTCCCCTTCAATTTTATCTGCTGACTTCGGAAACCTTGAGCATGAGATCCGCACGCTGCCAGGGGAATCTGTTGACTACCTGCATCTGGACATCATGGACGGGCATTTCGTGCCTGACATTACTTTCGGTTTTCCTGTGGTCCAGCGGATTTCCAAGCTTACCGGCATCCCGCTTGACATTCATCTGATGGTGACCAACCCTGAAGATCAGGTGGAACGGTTTCTGATACTCAAACCGGCAATCCTGACCTTTCATTTAGAGGCAGCCACTCACCCTGAAAGGCTCTGCCGCAGGATCAGGGAAGGCGGCTCCCTGGCAGGTGTCGCCTTGAATCCCGCCACTCCCTGGGATGGACTTAAATATATTTCCGAGGCAGTTGATCTGGTGCTGGTGATGACTGTAAATCCGGGATTCGGCGGCCAGAAATTCATGACAAGCGTGTTGGAGAAAATCAGAGAAATCAAGAATTTCACTGGAAGCGGCAGACAGATGCTGCTGGAAGTCGACGGCGGGATCAACGATAAAACCGCACCTCTGGCCATCGGAGCTGGCGCCAATCTGCTGGTGGCAGGCAACTACATTTTTTCCGCCAAAGACAGAACTGATGCCATCAAAAGGATCTGCGAGCCTGAAAAGCGGCCCTGA
- a CDS encoding type III PLP-dependent enzyme translates to MELTAKIRELAKKIPTPFLIMDLEIVRSNYLELQAAFPQGKIFYAIKANAHPRIIKLLHSLGCNFDAASLGEINKLLSLGVEPDKISFGNTIKREREIGVANSYGINYYVADSDIEVEKISRQAPEKKCFVRLEMDPGESDWPLSHKFGTPREEAVKLLKFAKNSGLVPYGLSFHVGSQCYNPKRWAIALDKCRFVFEELSKSGISLSMINLGGGFPIQHLKPIPDIQTIAREVDRFLKKNFYPLPEIFLEPGRSMVGNAGILVSSVITRREDERENWLFIDAGCFHGLMESIEDFRYEIRTDIEQNGDSPGEYHLAGPTCDSVDVIYDNILLPRSLTLDDKLYFINTGAYTVEYNTNFNGIEPPKIYFLDEV, encoded by the coding sequence ATGGAACTGACAGCTAAAATCCGCGAACTGGCTAAAAAGATTCCCACTCCATTCCTGATCATGGATCTGGAAATCGTACGCAGTAATTATCTGGAACTGCAGGCTGCTTTCCCACAGGGAAAGATTTTTTATGCGATCAAGGCCAACGCACATCCCAGGATCATCAAACTTCTGCATTCACTTGGCTGCAATTTTGACGCAGCTTCCCTTGGAGAGATCAACAAATTGCTCTCACTGGGCGTTGAACCGGATAAAATAAGCTTCGGCAATACCATTAAACGCGAACGGGAGATCGGAGTCGCCAATTCATACGGAATCAATTATTATGTGGCGGATTCAGATATAGAAGTGGAAAAAATTTCCCGCCAGGCCCCGGAAAAAAAATGCTTCGTACGTCTGGAAATGGATCCAGGAGAATCTGACTGGCCGCTTTCGCATAAATTCGGCACTCCCCGGGAGGAAGCGGTCAAACTTCTCAAATTCGCCAAAAATTCCGGGCTGGTTCCCTATGGACTTTCTTTTCACGTTGGTTCTCAATGTTACAATCCCAAGCGCTGGGCGATCGCCCTGGATAAATGCCGTTTTGTTTTCGAGGAACTCTCAAAATCAGGTATCAGCCTTTCCATGATCAACCTCGGCGGAGGCTTCCCGATCCAGCATCTCAAGCCCATCCCGGACATTCAGACTATCGCCAGGGAAGTCGACCGGTTTCTGAAAAAAAATTTTTATCCGCTGCCCGAAATCTTTCTGGAACCAGGGCGCTCCATGGTCGGAAATGCCGGAATTCTGGTTTCGTCTGTGATCACCCGCCGCGAGGACGAGCGCGAGAACTGGCTGTTCATCGATGCCGGCTGCTTTCACGGCCTGATGGAGTCGATCGAGGATTTCCGCTATGAAATCAGGACAGACATAGAGCAGAACGGCGACAGCCCAGGAGAATATCATCTGGCAGGCCCGACCTGCGACAGCGTGGACGTAATTTACGACAACATCCTGCTGCCCAGGTCCCTGACGCTTGACGACAAACTCTATTTCATCAATACAGGCGCTTACACAGTGGAATATAATACCAATTTCAACGGGATCGAGCCACCCAAGATCTATTTCCTGGACGAGGTGTAA
- a CDS encoding protein kinase has protein sequence MIRPGTIIADKYQLLELVEENEKFFVYKALTVSSEERRAVKILKPSLLKNERLIDRMIGELQNMASLRHESLVRIYDIDVVDKIFYIASEWVDGIPLTTFIDKGRKIPLMRALLIIKRLGFLLEFATKQGIIYRSIKLSNILLTGDFKVKVLGFNLPRSYGVLGDPNLTQNVGVDPDIFFLGVVLYSMLEAKFPIKKRDFIITDIKLLRYLELDCDWKLSDENLEPKLISLVEELIRRSVSREMNERIPDFYNFFQYIDMAFLLLNKPEEHTTAREVVETLREELPAPSSGKILPGLYGKLSFLIYLAAISLLIFAIYLLV, from the coding sequence TTGATCAGACCTGGAACAATCATTGCCGACAAGTACCAGTTGCTGGAACTGGTCGAAGAAAATGAAAAATTCTTTGTTTACAAAGCACTCACCGTCTCCTCTGAAGAACGCAGAGCTGTAAAAATCCTTAAACCGAGCCTTCTCAAAAATGAGAGGCTGATCGACAGAATGATCGGCGAACTTCAGAACATGGCTTCACTAAGGCATGAAAGCCTGGTCAGAATTTACGATATCGATGTCGTGGACAAGATTTTTTACATTGCCTCTGAATGGGTGGATGGAATACCGCTGACAACCTTTATCGACAAAGGCAGAAAAATCCCCCTGATGCGTGCTCTCCTGATCATTAAAAGGCTTGGATTCCTGCTCGAATTCGCTACCAAGCAGGGAATCATATACCGTTCGATCAAGCTTTCCAACATCCTGCTGACCGGTGATTTCAAGGTGAAAGTCCTTGGCTTCAACCTGCCTCGTTCATACGGTGTGCTTGGAGACCCTAACCTGACCCAGAACGTCGGGGTCGACCCGGACATCTTTTTTCTGGGTGTAGTACTTTATTCGATGCTGGAAGCCAAATTCCCCATAAAAAAAAGGGATTTTATTATTACTGACATCAAGCTTCTGCGCTATCTGGAACTGGACTGCGACTGGAAATTGTCCGACGAAAACCTGGAACCGAAATTAATAAGTCTGGTCGAAGAACTGATCCGCCGTTCAGTTTCCCGTGAGATGAATGAGCGGATTCCGGATTTTTACAATTTTTTCCAGTACATCGACATGGCTTTCCTGCTCCTGAATAAGCCTGAGGAGCACACCACAGCCAGGGAAGTCGTGGAAACTCTCAGGGAAGAGCTGCCTGCGCCATCAAGCGGAAAAATCCTGCCCGGACTTTACGGAAAACTTTCGTTCCTTATATACCTGGCTGCGATCAGCCTGCTGATATTCGCGATTTATTTACTGGTGTAG
- a CDS encoding inositol monophosphatase family protein yields the protein MGNLFDLKKNIEMLKEIALSAGILLRKKFSENLVIGFKGSNNLVTDADLESETMIVEFLRKNFPSHGIIAEEGSKSESQNAEYFLIDPLDGTTNFAHSYPCFAVSIGLMENEEPVCGVVYDPMRDEMFSAFQGGGALLNGNPLKVSGTAEVGKSLLVTGFAYDSGKFNNLPHFSRIVLEAQGVRRDGSAALDICHVAAGRFDGFWEMGLYPWDTAAGAVILSESGGRISRFDLSPWHPAQRELLATNGKIHAELSGLLTCDGK from the coding sequence GTGGGAAATTTATTTGACCTTAAAAAAAACATCGAAATGCTTAAGGAAATCGCTCTTTCAGCGGGAATTCTGCTGCGGAAGAAATTCAGTGAAAATCTGGTGATCGGATTTAAGGGAAGCAATAATCTGGTGACTGACGCGGACCTTGAATCTGAAACCATGATTGTGGAGTTTCTGCGGAAAAATTTCCCGTCCCACGGGATCATCGCAGAGGAAGGTTCCAAGTCCGAATCTCAGAATGCCGAATATTTTTTAATCGATCCTTTGGACGGGACGACGAATTTTGCTCACAGCTATCCCTGCTTCGCGGTCTCCATCGGATTGATGGAAAATGAGGAACCGGTCTGTGGGGTTGTCTATGACCCCATGCGCGATGAGATGTTTTCAGCTTTTCAAGGCGGTGGAGCCCTTTTGAACGGGAATCCGCTTAAAGTCTCAGGCACCGCAGAGGTAGGAAAATCCTTACTGGTAACAGGTTTCGCTTATGACAGCGGCAAGTTCAATAATCTTCCTCATTTTTCCAGGATAGTTTTAGAGGCTCAGGGCGTCAGGCGGGACGGGTCTGCTGCTCTCGACATCTGCCATGTGGCTGCCGGACGCTTCGACGGATTCTGGGAAATGGGGCTTTACCCCTGGGATACTGCAGCGGGAGCGGTGATACTTTCAGAGTCCGGAGGAAGGATCAGCCGCTTCGACTTGAGCCCCTGGCATCCCGCTCAGCGGGAGCTGCTGGCTACAAACGGAAAGATTCATGCTGAATTGAGCGGACTTCTGACATGTGATGGTAAATAA
- a CDS encoding PASTA domain-containing protein has protein sequence MKKTRKRLTVWRFLIWTLLVVALGRTSYLLSVSVINYIFNEGSMLVPDLAGTQYNEARRILFPYQLEVMQAGTKNHPFLRAGEIISQDPFPGTKVKRGRIVKVMVSSGQENATVPDTRQKLLIEAEADLRNQGFSVNDRCYILSSTIAADHIIATSPEAGVKSVKNAKVDLLISKGSDKKGILIPDLTGKTLDQIKSELPMFKLSTRTESSSDYDEGVIIRQNPPASTLLEAGSQINVWVNQTQAVVPIQKQANPVTQAIPVKVQTTPAQTQVKSGRHYETISYQVPGAKSKYMLRMILTDEQGIREVLRQEVEANEAVNYTAGGMGKMKVMIYLDTQLVKELDF, from the coding sequence ATGAAAAAAACTCGGAAACGGCTGACTGTCTGGCGATTCCTGATCTGGACTCTGCTGGTGGTAGCTCTGGGCAGGACTTCATATCTGCTCTCTGTCAGCGTGATCAACTATATTTTCAATGAGGGGTCCATGCTTGTCCCAGACCTCGCCGGCACTCAATACAATGAAGCCAGGCGGATCCTTTTTCCTTACCAGTTGGAAGTAATGCAGGCGGGAACGAAAAACCATCCTTTTTTGCGGGCCGGAGAAATAATTTCTCAGGATCCATTCCCAGGGACCAAAGTGAAACGGGGCAGAATTGTCAAGGTGATGGTTTCTTCAGGACAGGAGAATGCCACAGTCCCGGATACCAGGCAGAAACTGCTGATCGAAGCTGAGGCGGATCTTCGAAATCAAGGATTTTCCGTCAATGACCGCTGCTATATTCTAAGCAGCACAATTGCGGCTGATCATATCATCGCAACTTCCCCGGAAGCCGGCGTCAAGAGCGTCAAGAATGCAAAGGTAGACCTTCTGATCTCAAAAGGCTCCGACAAAAAAGGCATCCTGATCCCGGATCTGACTGGAAAGACTCTGGACCAGATTAAAAGTGAACTTCCGATGTTCAAGCTTTCTACCCGTACTGAATCCTCCTCTGATTATGACGAGGGTGTGATTATCAGGCAGAACCCGCCGGCCAGCACGCTGCTGGAAGCAGGCAGTCAGATCAATGTCTGGGTCAACCAGACGCAGGCTGTGGTTCCCATCCAGAAACAGGCGAACCCTGTGACTCAAGCGATCCCTGTGAAGGTCCAGACGACGCCAGCGCAGACTCAGGTGAAATCCGGGAGACATTACGAGACGATTTCATATCAGGTACCTGGCGCTAAATCCAAGTACATGCTGCGGATGATCTTAACCGATGAGCAGGGAATCAGAGAAGTGCTGAGGCAGGAAGTCGAAGCTAATGAAGCTGTGAACTATACTGCAGGCGGGATGGGCAAGATGAAGGTAATGATTTATCTGGACACGCAGCTTGTGAAGGAGCTCGACTTTTGA